The Triticum dicoccoides isolate Atlit2015 ecotype Zavitan chromosome 6A, WEW_v2.0, whole genome shotgun sequence genome has a window encoding:
- the LOC119319003 gene encoding uncharacterized protein LOC119319003: protein MFKGGWQISLTDTRLLRSLSPLGDFSRASSIHIDIYPAATDGGTGSNIQGTSSETPAQVQPHTSTVMDSKYRDTLKDGPVAAVTMWDCPKICLAWWKPNKTPCIIRVIIHGQDNKLLEDAPDATTSTLLLPDFICEQVTSLHVYDNPSITSVPASPHGLVLDSLIWCRVERCPKLHTVFTVPQGPFCLETFWASQLLSAVYIWDKPVKSKFKHIEILHLDYCPRLVHVLPMSIWKRGTTFSSLETIEILYCSDLREIVYCGDLREVFPLGPEHQQQDIILEFPKLRHIHLHELPTLQCICGRRMSAPKLETIKIRGCWSLRRLPAVGRDTKPPKVDCEKEWWDNLEWDGLEKYQHPSLYEPSHSLYYKKAQLPRGTLLR, encoded by the exons ATGTTTAAGGGTGGATGGCAGATTTCTCTCACGGATACAAGGCTCCTTAGGTCGCTTTCTCCTTTAGGAGATTTTTCAAGGGCCTCATCCATACATATTGATATCTATCCTGCAGCTACTGATGGTGGCACTGGTAGCAACATCCAGGGAACAAGCAGTGAGACACCAGCGCAAGTCCAGCCGCATACAAGTACAGTAATGGACTCCAAGTACAGAGATACCTTGAAGGATGGGCCAGTTGCAGCAGTGACGATGTGGGACTGCCCCAAAATATGTTTAGCGTGGTGGAAACCAAATAAGACACCATGTATCATAAGGGTGATCATACATGGGCAGGACAACAAACTTTTGGAGGATGCTCCAGATGCTACTACtagcactttattattgcctgattTTATTTGTGAGCAGGTTACATCGCTGCACGTGTATGATAACCCGTCTATCACCAGTGTCCCTGCATCTCCCCACGGATTAGTATTGGATAGTCTAATATGGTGCCGGGTAGAGAGGTGCCCCAAGTTGCACACTGTCTTTACTGTTCCTCAGGGCCCTTTTTGTCTGGAGACATTCTGGGCGTCCCAGCTTCTCTCCGCAGTCTACATCTGGGACAAACCAGTTAAAAGTAAGTTCAAACACATCGAAATCTTGCACCTGGACTACTGCCCCAGGCTTGTACATGTGCTCCCCATGTCCATATGGAAGAGAGGCACCACCTTTTCTAGCCTGGAGACCATTGAGATACTGTACTGCAGTGACCTCAGGGAGATAGTGTACTGCGGTGACCTCAGGGAGGTCTTCCCTTTGGGCCCTGAGCATCAACAACAGGATATAATTCTCGAATTTCCCAAGCTGAGGCACATCCACCTGCACGAGCTCCCTACGTTGCAGTGTATCTGTGGGCGCAGGATGTCCGCGCCTAAACTCGAGACTATCAAGATCAGGGGCTGCTGGAGCCTTAGGCGTCTGCCTGCCGTTGGACGTGACACTAAACCACCCAAGGTGGACTGTGAGAAGGAATGGTGGGACAACCTGGAGTGGGACGGGTTGGAGAAGTACCAGCACCCTTCCCTCTACGAGCCGAGCCACTCGCTATACTACAAGAAGGCCCAGCTGCCCAGAGGCACCCTACTCAG GTGA